The Mixophyes fleayi isolate aMixFle1 chromosome 1, aMixFle1.hap1, whole genome shotgun sequence genome includes a region encoding these proteins:
- the CENPH gene encoding centromere protein H isoform X2: MISTSADISFSTCFRVRPSEIQSQMFPDIVISMRISQQIKQQQFEVQRRLDTDEASADDYTPESLTKENITEVVRNLEKEIEKLKAFFYNKALLLQRAQTYDVIHNKLSENSTESKLLYKTIDHSKGLCSLLLQSEKEKRDLEEQLIEVRKKRMQLKEDACTIMMQIKTLKENQKSGVEEMHSVNVKKLNKYLAKESDLTTVVQNIFQRVILASRVNWAEDPKLREIVLKLDKSPSS, from the exons ATGATCTCCACAAGCGCTGACATAAGTTTCAGCACTTGTTTCAGAGTCAGACCCAGTGAGATCCAATCCCAGATGTTTCCAGATATTGTCATCTCAATGAG AATCAGCCAACAGattaaacagcagcagtttgaggtTCAGCGCAGACTTGATACAG ATGAAGCTTCTGCAGATGATTATACTCCTGAATCCCTTACAAAGGAAAATATTACAGAGGT AGTCCGAAACCTTGAGAAAGAGATTGAAAAGCTGAAAGCTTTTTTCTACAACAAAGCACTGTTGCTACAAAG AGCACAGACATATGATGTAATACATAATAAGCTGTCGGAGAATAGCACAGAGTCAAA GTTACTCTACAAGACTATTGATCACAGTAAAGGGCTTTGTTCTCTTCTACTACAGTCGGAGAAG GAGAAACGTGATTTGGAAGAACAATTGATTGAAGTCAGAAAGAAGAGAATGC AACTTAAAGAGGATGCCTGCACGATAATGATGCAAATTAAAACGCTGAAAGAAAACCAAAAGAGTGGAGTGGAAGAAATGCATAGTGTCAATgttaagaaattaaataaatacctTGCGAAGGAGAGTGACCTTACCACCGTGGTTCAAAATATTTTCCAG AGAGTGATTCTCGCAAGCCGTGTTAATTGGGCAGAAGATCCAAAACTAAGAGAGATTGTTCTCAAACTGGATAAAAGTCCATCCTCTTAA
- the CENPH gene encoding centromere protein H isoform X1, which yields MSLAGAGEGASVDMEPSVLLSLRQQSAELRKVVVMGTRDHMTPPESPLLLLRISQQIKQQQFEVQRRLDTDEASADDYTPESLTKENITEVVRNLEKEIEKLKAFFYNKALLLQRAQTYDVIHNKLSENSTESKLLYKTIDHSKGLCSLLLQSEKEKRDLEEQLIEVRKKRMQLKEDACTIMMQIKTLKENQKSGVEEMHSVNVKKLNKYLAKESDLTTVVQNIFQRVILASRVNWAEDPKLREIVLKLDKSPSS from the exons ATGTCGCTGGCTGGGGCTGGAGAGGGTGCATCTGTGGACATGGAGCCCAGTGTCCTGTTATCCCTGCGGCAGCAGAGCGCGGAGCTCAGGAAAGTGGTCGTGATGGGGACCCGAGATCACATGACCCCACCTGAGAGTCCCTTGTTACTACTAAG AATCAGCCAACAGattaaacagcagcagtttgaggtTCAGCGCAGACTTGATACAG ATGAAGCTTCTGCAGATGATTATACTCCTGAATCCCTTACAAAGGAAAATATTACAGAGGT AGTCCGAAACCTTGAGAAAGAGATTGAAAAGCTGAAAGCTTTTTTCTACAACAAAGCACTGTTGCTACAAAG AGCACAGACATATGATGTAATACATAATAAGCTGTCGGAGAATAGCACAGAGTCAAA GTTACTCTACAAGACTATTGATCACAGTAAAGGGCTTTGTTCTCTTCTACTACAGTCGGAGAAG GAGAAACGTGATTTGGAAGAACAATTGATTGAAGTCAGAAAGAAGAGAATGC AACTTAAAGAGGATGCCTGCACGATAATGATGCAAATTAAAACGCTGAAAGAAAACCAAAAGAGTGGAGTGGAAGAAATGCATAGTGTCAATgttaagaaattaaataaatacctTGCGAAGGAGAGTGACCTTACCACCGTGGTTCAAAATATTTTCCAG AGAGTGATTCTCGCAAGCCGTGTTAATTGGGCAGAAGATCCAAAACTAAGAGAGATTGTTCTCAAACTGGATAAAAGTCCATCCTCTTAA